From the genome of Candidatus Defluviilinea proxima:
TTACATCCGCGTAGGGGGGAAATCTAAACCAATAAGTCACAGATTGGTTACGGATATTTTTGGACGAAGGTCATACCCCAAAATCCAACTAGAGTTTATTGCCAAATCAACACTTTATTATGAGAATAGTTTTCGTATGCTTTCAGGAACCTTATCACTAGAAGAAAATCCTAAGAAACGCAAATGGGAATTAATTATTAGGGCGGTTAATTCTGGCAAGGTTTTTGCTCAATATGTTAATTGTTTTGTTCGTATTCCAGCGCCGCTTATACCAACAGATGAACTTAGGTTTGATTACAAAAACGCTGATGATTTTGAAGAAATAGACGGCGTAAAATACGTTGAGTGGTCTAAAAGTAATACTCGACGTGATGTTCTCAAAGCAGAACCGTTCGGGGTAAATCAATATGGCACTTCATGGTTTGACCCGATATTACCTAATTTATCTTTCGGGTGGGATTGGGACATTTTTGAAGGATTTGATAAAGAAAAACATGGCGACTTGAAGATCATATGGGACGTCTATGCAGATAATGCGCCCCCTCAAAGCGGTCATATTTTCGTCAAGGATATAGAAGTAGTATACGAAGAAGATGAAAGTGATTAGTAAAAACGGGCTAACACCGCGTGCACCTGACGTGTGGGAGTCTGCGCGGTTTACAAGCATTTTTCTGGCTTCGAGTTTTTTCTACATCTCAAGCATTGTCCACGCCCGCCCACACGCAGGTAACGCAAACCGTTAGGCGCATCTCTTGAAGTCAGGGATATTTGTAAAACAATGAAAATAGAAGTTGAAATAGACAACAAGGAAATACAACAACAAATAACTGAAGAATTGGATTACTTGCTTGTTGTCGCCGAATCTATGGAACCGCCGTTAAATATAAGTCAAATCATAGTGCCAGCAGATTTTGAAGCCAAAGTTAGAGAACTTTCAGAAGAAGATGGGTATAAATTTCAACGGGGGTTGGAAAACGAGAAAATCACCGCCGCTGCTAAAATAATAGAAGGCAAAGATGGCATAATCATTGTTTTAGCCCCTTTCATTTATCTTGCCGTTTTTGACATAATGGTACGTTGCTTTATTTTGACTCATGAATTTACTCATATTATGAATAAAAGCAGATTCCCTAAAATCCCTAAAAATTCATTTGCTTTAGAAAATTATCTAGAAAATCTTTATACTTTATTCGATGAGTATATGGCTGATAGATTTTCATTTCACATCACTGAACGGCTTTTTAATCCACCAACTGACACATGGAAAGAATATAACAAAAACGGATTTCTTAATTATTTAAATCCTGAAACTCACCCTGTATATTACGCACAAGTTAAATCAGAGATTGAGAAATTCAGGAATCACGGGGATGTTAACTTGTACTGGAATAGCGTCATTGAAACTGTGAATGTAATATCAATATCAACAGTTCATGGATTCGCCACATACCATCAACATCACGATGAATACAGAGATATAGATATACCAACCACCTCTTTTGTAGATGAAAAAACTCTGGCGTTGATGGATTATTTCAAAACAAAGTATGAAAATGCAGAAACGGACTTGAAAGACGGTGTAGTTCTAATGTCCAATTACTTAACTAACTTTGGCGTTAAATTTGAGGATCGTCCAGACAACAAAGGATATGTCTATGTGTTGGATATATAATGTGCTTTATATCAGCAAACGAATCTGGCGTTCATAAAATGCGCCTAACAAAGCGTGCACCCGACGCTGGGGATTCTGGCGCGATTCCAAGCATTTTTCTACGCCTTATCATTTTTCCAGTCGGACGGCGTTCCGCCGCCCGCCCCAGCGCGGGTAACGCAAACCGTTGGCTGGCTCGCTCATAGCAAAAGTACGCCAAAGTTCAATATTTGGAGAAAAAATGGACATAGATACATTGTCAAAGGGAATAGGTTTGTTTAGTTCCGCTCTCGCTGCCTTGAAGCAAGCGATAAGTCTTTTACCAGATAACGCGCATAAGGCAGACGCTGAAGCGGCATACGAGCGAGCGTACAGAGAGTTGAAAATTGCTGAAGCCGAAACAGCAAACAAATTAAAGTACGAGATTTGTCGTGCCCATTTTCCTCCCGAAGTAATGCTTTCAAAAGACGATAAGATTTGGGTTTGCCCAATTTGTGACAATAAGAAGGACAAAAGAGTATTTGCTCAGTCCTCAATTTCCAAACCTAACTCACTCTAAGAAAAATTGATGGTTAATCAACTTGATCTGCAATTTGGTGTTACGCTTTAGGTAATCCTCAAAATCGGTGTTCAGTTTTTTGTAGTTTTGAAAAGAGAGTTATTTGAGTAAAGGTTTTAGTTCGTTGCGGAAATCAAAGTTACATTCAAAATCAAGCAGATTTATGGGCAGGTTAGTTTACAACCAATGAGTCTCGCGTCCATAAAAGCCAGCCAACACAGCGTGCACCCGACGGGTGGGAGTCTGCGCGTTTTCAGGCAGTTTGCGTGGCTTGAAGTTGGTTCCGTCAAAATGGCGTTATCTCGTCCCGCCCACCCGCGGGTAACGCACACCGTTGGCTTGCCCCTTGCACAACAAAGTGAAAACAATGAAACGCAAAATCATTTCCATTCCCAAAGATAGCATTGCCAAAATATCAAAAAACCTTTGGAAAGGTTTTGGTTCTTCGCACTTTGGAAATTTAATAGGCTTGGCTTCTCTTGTTGTCACAATTTACTTAACGCTTTTCATATTCGATTACACAAATTCACAAGAGTTATCATCTGTTAGAGTGTCAATAGATGTTGTCCCCACAAGAATTTCTGATTTCGGGCAGAGATGGAATGTAACAGTTTCTTTGCAAAATTCTGGACCCGCCGATATTGAGGAAAGTAATTTTTTTATAACACTTCAAAAATCTCCTCAAATTAATCTGGTTGAATTTGGATATAAAGATTTTGTCGGGATAGTAAACGACCCATACTGGGGACGCTCATTACCTACACCGCCACCATCAGACTTTGGAGATTATGTAATAGCCTTGAGAGATTTTGAAAAAGGGGATAGTATGAATATTATGATGGTGTTCGATGTAGAAAGTGGATTAAGCGACACAATAAACGAACAATGGGACGCACTATCTATTAAGAAAATCACAGATATTGATGGTGGTCATTATTACGATTTTAGTCAAGTAGATAAAGAAAAATATGCTCTTTTGATTAGCAACTTTGTAAAAGGATTTTCAATGAGCGGTCAAAATGTTTCTTTGACAGGAATAATTTTAGGTAAAGATTTAAGTTCTTCGCAACCATAAAAGCAAGCCAACAAAGCGTGCACCTGACGCTGGGGATTCTGCGCACATCCCAAGCATTTTTCTACGCCTTTTCATTTTTCCAGTTGGACGGCTTCGCCGTCCCCGCCCCAGCGCAGGTAACGCAAACCGTTGGGCTGCGAACAGCATATTGAATACCAAGACCCCTTCGTCATATTTGTCTTCGGACTATCATCAATGAATTCGATTGAACAAAACTCCCTCTTCGCCTACAATGATTCATATCCAACATGCCACTCGACACACGCGACATTGTGTGTCTATCTTCCTGACTCCTATGATCCAAATACGCTTTCTACAAAACTGGGCATACAACCTTCCAGGACACAAGTAAAAGGAGAAATCTACAAAGGCAAGGTACGAGAGAGTGGCCGACCGCATGGTTTCTAGAATCGGAAACCAAGCTTCAGTCAAAAGATATCAGGCGACATATTAGTTGGCTCATTGACCAAATAGAAGGTAAATCAGAATTTATTCGCCAGTTACAATCAGAAGGTTCTGAAATGAAAATATCCTGTTTCTGGGTATCAGCGTTTGGACATGGTGGTCCAATGTTGGATGCAGAGATCATGAAAAGATTGGCTGAATTGAATGTAGGAGTAGGTTTTGACATTTATTTCGATGGGGATGAACCTGGTGAAAATCAGGTTGCATCAAGGATTTAGAATGCAGCCCAACACAGCGTGCACCCGACGGGTGGGAGTCGCCGCGTTTTCAGGCAGTTTGCGTGGCTTGAAGTTGATCCCGGCAAAATGGCGTTTTCTCGTCCCGCCCACCCGCGGGTAACGCAAGCCGTTAGGCGGGCTGTCCGCAATTCGTGAAAAAAGATAGAAAATACTATGAAACCATTTTCTTTAGACCATCTTACTCCAACAGAATTCGAAAATTTTTGTTTCGATTTACTTGGCGAACTTGGATTTGTCAACATATCTTGGCGGAAAGGAACTGGGCTTTCGTCAAGTCCATCCGATAGCGGACGAGATATTGAATGTAAATTAGAAGTAACAGACATAGATGGGAATAAATCTTTTGAAACTTGGTTTGTGGAGTGCAAGCATTACACCGAAGGTGTTCCTCCCACCAAAATACAGGGCATATTAGCATGGGCAACAGCAGAAAGCCCAGATAAAGTTTTGATTATTGCTTCTAATTTTTTGTCGAATCCAGCAAAAGATAGTTTGGTAAGTTACGAAAGGAATAATCGTCCTAAATTTAAAATAAGGTTTTGGGAAAAGCCACACCTTGAAAAAATGGCAATAGGATATTCGCAATTGCTCAAAAAGTATCGAATAGTCGGCGAATTCCCCTTTATCCAAATCTTGCATCCTGCCCATTTACTGTATATGAAAGGGCTACAATTTAACTCAATTAAATATTTATTCGAATGCCTTGATGGTTTAGATGTCAAAAAGAGAGACGAAATACTACATTGGGCGTACGAGTTCATCATAAAGCCTAGATACAGAGAAAGCACAAGCGAGAAAGAGACTCTTGGCGAATTAAGAATAGACGAAGTTTCCTATAATGTTTTTGAGAAAAAATGCAAACAAATCGTTGAAGAAAAATCTATAGGTGAAATACAACTCGTCTTTCTGATAATCAATATTACGCTTAACGCTTGGATAGCAATGGGAGACATTACTTCAGTTGACGAACCTATTCAAAAAACAAAATCTCTTATTGAGTTTCTCCAGCAATTAATTGACGATGATGTGTCGTTAGATAATATTGACGAGCATGCTATCGAGTTAGTTAAAGATAAAGAAGAATTGAAACAAATACAGACGCTACTGAAAGATGGTATGCCGCAAGTTCGAGAAAATACTCAACGACACTATGAACTATATGTGTATTTCTGCGAAAATGTAGTGGCTCGTTTGTTGCAAGAGAATCTACTTGAAAATTACAGTCAAGAATACCTAAAGAAAAGGTTTCTTGCAAAAAAGCCCGCCTAACAAAGCGTGCACTTGACGGGTGGGATTCTGCGGCATTTTCGAGCATTTTTCTACACCCAAGCAGAATCCTGCTCTCGATGTTTTATCCACGCCCGCCCACCCGCAAGTAACGCTTGCCGTTGGGCGCATAGCACAATAGAATACATAAAAGGTATATATGAATTCAAATCCTCTTTTTCAAAGTGTTCGAGAATGGGTAGAATTATTTAATTTACTCAGCGGGGTCATTGTTTGTGTTGCTGCAATTTATGGATTGCAACAAATTCGCATCATGAAAAAAGACATGCAAACAAGAAATGAACGCGCTGCCAAGGAAAAGGCAATCGAGTACGCGTCTCGTTATTTGTCGCAATACATTGCTTTGGCAAACGTAATGTTTCATGAACGCACTCAAAAAGGCATCCCAGGATATGATGGTCCAACTGGAGATTTTACAAGAAATTCCATTGAACCTAAATATTTACCAGACACCGCGAAACGACTAAACATGGATTCCGTCCTGCCCGCTTTAAACGAACTTCAAAGTATATCTTGTGCTTTTGTTACAGGTGTAGCCGATGAAAAGCTAGGTTTTTCTATCATAGGACGGACATATTGCTCAACTGTTGCATCTAAATACGATGTCCTTAGTTGGCTAAGGTCAAGTAATGTATATCCACATTATCAAAGTATTGTAGATTTATATAAAATCTGGTCACCACGCTTAACAAAGGCAGAACTAGAAAGTGCTCGAGAAAATATGGATAAGCAAATCTTGGCAATTCCTGATAAGGAAATACCGCCTATAGGTAGTTCATAAAAACCTATTGGCTTCTCGTAAAAAATGCGCCCAACAAAGCGTGCACCTGACGCTGGGGATTCTGCGGCAATCTCAAGCAGTTTTCTACGCCTTATCATTTTTCTGGCTGGACGGCTTCGCCGTCCCCGCCCCAGCGCAGGTAACGCAAACCGTTAGCCAGCTTAAGCAAAACGACACAGAAAGAATGTAGATGAAAACAATTCGTAACTACTTCTGGCAATTTGCTAGTACATTGCTTGCATTGATAGCAATATTTGCGACCTATAATGTTTTCTTTCTCGGACAAGCTAAAAAGGGATTGCAAGTAACTATCAACCCCCCTGTCTCTTTGGTTGATGTTAAACCAGAAGCCGTTAAAGATATTCAGGTGCTCTACAAGGGTGCGCCCATTGATAAAGCCTTACTCATCCAGGTGCAAATTGAAAATACTGGCAACCAACCAATTTCCGAAACTGACTTTAGCCGACCACTTTCATTTTCCTTTCCAGCAGAATATAAGTTATTAGACGCAACGGTTGTTTCATCCGAACCAGCTAATGTAGGAATGACAATAACAAAAGTATCTGAACAAGTTGCTCAAGCTAGCGCCGCTTTGCTAAATCAAGGTGATACCGTAACTTTTAGTTTCATAATAATTGGAAGCAATGGTGATGCTCTACCAAACAAACTCGTTGTTGATGGACGAATATTAGGGATAAAGGAAATCAAAAAGGTATCATCAACGAAACAGTCCACACCAGATTTGAGGGTAGCACTCGGTTTGGGTATTATTGCCTCTATCCTATCATCAATTATTTATGAATTCTTGAAGCAAATCCCTAATATATTTAAATCCCTTTTTGCTTCAAAATTCGCAAAGAAAACAAATGATTCCGAAAAGGACAGCTAAGTATCCGTACAATGCTGGCTAACAAAGCGTGCAGCAACTGTCTTGTGTGTCAAGGCAGTTGCTGTTTTTTTGGATCAAATGAAAGGAATCAAGCCACAGGCGAGTATCGGAAGGGTTGTTGATCTCGCATCATAGCATTGAGAATTACCAGAAACTTCCGCATACAAGCTGTGATCGCCACCTTCTTCTCCTTGCCTCGTTTCAACAAGTTCTCATACTGTGCCTTGATCAATGGATTGTATCGACACGCCACCAACGTCGCCATATACAACACACTCCGCACATTGGTTCGCCCACCTTTGGTCTTACGATAACCACGTTTCTTCCCGCTATCGTGGTTCATCGGCGCCACGCCCACTAATGCCGCAATCTTCTTCCCATCCAGCTTGCCCAACTCTGGCAGGTCTGCCAATAAGGTGGCGGTTGTTACGGGTCCCACGCCAGGAGCACTACTTAGGATGGCACTCTCTTCCTGCCACTCACTCTGTTTGTTCACGAACTGCTCGATCTGTTTATCCATTTCCTTCTTCTCCGCTTGTAAGACAGTAATGATCCGTTCAACTGAACCCCTGCACATTCGTCTGAACTGTCCGTAAACGGTTCTTTTCCGCCTTCAGCATCTCTTCCAACTGCCTACGTCTCACTAACATGCCGCTCAGTTCCCGCTCCTTCTCATCTTTCCCCTCATACAGCCTTGGCTTCACCCGCTCCCCAAACACCGCCAGCACTTGCGCATCCAGTTTGTCCGTCTTGGCCAGCAGTCCGCAGGCACGCGCGAACTGTCTCACTCGTGACGGGTTCACCACTGCCACCGCCAACCCACAGCGAAACAGGGCATCCACCACTGCCCGTTGGTAACCACCAGTCGCTTCTACCACGATCAACTCTGGTTGCAGTTTCTGCATCTGCTTGATCAGGTTGGCGATCCCTTTTCCATCATTGTTGACTTGGCTGGCTTTCGCTTCCCCCATCACCACAACATCTAATTTGTCTTTGGCAACATCGATCCCGACGAACTTTCCGCTACTAGTTGTCATTTGTTTCTCCAATCCGTATAATGGAGTTGAGCCCACGCTAGTATTCGGTCTTTGAGACCTTTCAACTGTTCGGGCTCTCCCGACGATAGGACATGGCGATCCTGCTGCACGACGGTCTCCACGGACCTACCCGACATCGATCTGCCATGTCCTTCTTAAAGATACTACCTGACGCTGGGGATTCTGCGCACATCCCAAGCAGTTTTTCACGCCTTATCTTTTTTCTGGCTGGACGGCTTCGCCGTCCCCGCCCCAGCGCAGGTAACGCCATCCGCTGGGCAACATAGCATGAACAAGGAGAACAAACTTGGAAGCCATCATGCGCACGGACGAGCATCATATCGCAAAGCATAACAAGATCTTGGGAATTAAGGATGATGATATTCAATTAGTATTCCTCGGCGACTCATTGACCAGAAGATGGGAAGACTACATCGACATATGGACTAAATATTTTGCCACGTATCATCCAGCAAATTTGGGCGTCGGTGGAGACTATCTGGAGAATATCAAGTGGCGCGTATTACATGGGGAACTGGAAGGCCTGCACCCAAAAGTAATTCTGTTGTTAGCTGGGACAAATAATCTTGACAAAGATACAGAAGCAATGATCGTGAATGGAATCAAAGAGATCGTCGAGATCATTCAGGGAAAGCTCGTGAACGCCAAGGTCGTTGTTCTCGGGCTATTCCCAAGGAACAGCGCTGAGGCAGGGATAAATTACGGGCAGAAAATCATCGATATCAATCAGCAGTTGGCTGCGGAGTATGTTGACACTGAAGTCATATTCAAAGATATTGGTGCAATGCTGACAAACGAACAGGGAAATGTAAATACAGAGATCATGCCAGACGGTTTACATTTGAATGGCAAAGGATATGAGTTAATTGGGCCGAAGCTAAAGGAAATCATAGAAGAGGTGTGGTAGAAGTAAGTTAACGAACCCGCTACTTAAGCCGTCGGTCAACTATAATAATATGGTCAACATGGAAAAAACAAATTATGTTGGATAAACAAAGCATAACTCAAGACAACCTGCATCAAAAAGTAAGCGGCATTGGCTTTGTGGTTGGAGCGTTTCTGCTCGTTCTAGGGAGTCTCCTACTCCCACGCGCATCTGACCTAAGTGATGTATTAGCTCAACAGAAAGTATATGCTGAGCAAGCGACATTGTTACAGGGCTGTGCTCTCCTGCTAACATTTGGCTTTTGGGCAATACTGATTGGCATATCGGGAATTTACCACTCAGTCAGACTTGAGGGCGCTGTGTGGGTTCGCCTGGGTTTTTATTTTCATTTGATAGGGGTTACTCTCTGGACAATGGGCATGACTTTAGATATATCCTACCCGGCAGCGATCACCAACTGGCTTGCATCACCCGCCGCCAGCAAGGATATAGCCTATAGTGTTGTCACGGTGCTATCACCCGCTGGTTTTGGACGGGGAACATTTCCCATGAATGTAATGGTAAATTGGCTGGCTTTCACGTTTTTTGGTATCGGCATGATTCATAGTTCTACCTACCCTCGATGGTTAGGTTGGTATGGTGTTCTCTTGGGTATTTCAGGATTGGCTTTAGGAATCGTAATGACTTTTACAGGTCGTGAAGCCCTTATTAATGTCTTTGTAATTTTGATGCTACTTAGCATAGTATGGTGGCTGACTTGCGGAATCTGGGTGTTGCGAAAAGCCATGGTAAGTTGAATATATTTCTGAAAAAAATAAGAAAAGGGTAAAGTTATGAAAAAAGAATCATTGAAAATTGGCATTAACTTAGGAGGGTGGATTTCTCAATATAAAGAATTTGATCGTCATCATTTTGATACTTTCATTACAAAAGACGATATTCGTCAAATTGCGGACTGGGGCTTTGACCATATTCGTTTACCAATCGATTACCCAATTCTTGAAGACGATACCAACCCTGGCACATATCACGAATCTGGTTTTGCATATCTCGACAACTGCCTGACTTGGTGCCAAGATAATGGACTACGTGTGATTTTCGACATGCACAAAGCTCCAGGTTTTAGCTTTACTAACACTCTGGAAGCCGAAATGAAAGAAATCAACACCTTGTTTACAGAACCATCCATGCAACAACGTTTCATCAACTTATGGGTGGCTCTCACTCGCCGGTACCTTGGTCAGGCCGAAGATGTCCTGGCTTTTGAACTACTTAATGAAATGGTATTACCAGATAGTGAGCCGTGGAATAATTTAGCCCAACAGATTATCAATCACATACGGGAAATCGATGCCCACCGCTTGATCATTATCGGAGGGAATAACTACAATGCGGTAAATGAGTTGTCCAATATTCATACAAACCCTGATTCAAACTTACTACATACCTTCCACTTTTATGAGCCGTTAGTAGTAACCCACCAGAAAGCGTATTGGGTAGTAGAGATGGAACAGTTCAGCTACACTGCTAACTATCCAGGCGAAGTTCCTGAGTTGGCTCAATTTTTAAAAACACACTACCCCGTTCATATCCCCAGATACGAACACTCCTTTGCTCGCCAACTAGATCGGCAGTTCCTTGTTGATATGTTAAAACATGCAAAACAATTTATGGAACAAGAAAATAAGTCACTCTATTGTGGTGAATTTGGCACTATTGATCTGGCGCCTATGCAAACCCGCATCAACTGGGCACGAGATTTTATTGACGTCCTAAATGAGTACAAAATTGGATATGCATATTGGAGCTACAAAAAAATGGATTTTGGTCTCGTGGATCAAAACGGTAATCTGATCAATGAAGAGTTGTTAAAAGTTGTTACCCAACAAAGATAACTTCAGTTTCATAAAATAAGTTTACGAGAGGTAGAAAATGTTCAAACCTGAATTCCTTCTCGCTTCACTAATTGTTGTGTTAATTCCAGGAACAGGAGCTGTTTACACAATTACCACTGGAATAACTCTCAAATGGCGAGCCAGTCTTGCTGCTGCCGTTGGTTGCACACTTGGAATTATTCCGCATATCCTAGCAACTGTCTTAGGACTCTCAGCAATACTGAACATGAGTGCGCAAGTCTTCTCCGTCATAAAATTAGCGGGATCTGCGTATTTGCTTTATCTTGCATGGAACATGTGGCGCGAAGCAGGCACGCTTGAGCTCAACAAGAAAAACGCAGAGACCAGCGTGTCGCAAATAATAGCCAAAGCAATTGCAATCAATCTGTTAAATCCTAAATTAACGATCTTTTTCTTCGCTTTCTTGCCGCTTTTCGTCTCTAAAAATTCATCTTCGCCAACTTTGGAAATGATAATGCTTAGTGCTGTCTTCATGGGCATAACATTTATCGTGTTCGCATTGTATGGAATTTTATCAAGCAGTGTCAGTGCGTATTTGATGAATTCATCGAGAGCAATAAAACGCATTCAACAAGCGTTCGCAATGATACTTGCTTGTTTTGCAATTCAATTGGTGTTTAGCGAGAAATGATCTCTATTTGCAAACCATTACAACGCATAATAATATGCGTTTGTCTCACGCCGCTTGAATCCCATCGCTAAATACAACTGGTTCGCTTCCACCCTTTGCGGATTGGACGTAAGTGCAATACCACTCGCCCCCGCCTTCCGAGCAACATCCATAGCATCCTGTAAGAGCGCTTTTGCAATCCCCATGCCACGATACTCTGCATCCACA
Proteins encoded in this window:
- a CDS encoding ATP-binding protein, whose protein sequence is MREPKDWDEEYLLNLPIGEFDWLEVKGRRGLDLTLSSVDENDVKSIMSKAISAFANSGGGNLVFGLANPNKKWQIDDGGIDLAIKKPNTREWLEDIIPTLVDFPLSSFNVYAIQGKGSSSQIAEGRAVFVIEIPDSEQAPHQAIDNRYYIRVGGKSKPISHRLVTDIFGRRSYPKIQLEFIAKSTLYYENSFRMLSGTLSLEENPKKRKWELIIRAVNSGKVFAQYVNCFVRIPAPLIPTDELRFDYKNADDFEEIDGVKYVEWSKSNTRRDVLKAEPFGVNQYGTSWFDPILPNLSFGWDWDIFEGFDKEKHGDLKIIWDVYADNAPPQSGHIFVKDIEVVYEEDESD
- a CDS encoding restriction endonuclease, whose product is MKPFSLDHLTPTEFENFCFDLLGELGFVNISWRKGTGLSSSPSDSGRDIECKLEVTDIDGNKSFETWFVECKHYTEGVPPTKIQGILAWATAESPDKVLIIASNFLSNPAKDSLVSYERNNRPKFKIRFWEKPHLEKMAIGYSQLLKKYRIVGEFPFIQILHPAHLLYMKGLQFNSIKYLFECLDGLDVKKRDEILHWAYEFIIKPRYRESTSEKETLGELRIDEVSYNVFEKKCKQIVEEKSIGEIQLVFLIINITLNAWIAMGDITSVDEPIQKTKSLIEFLQQLIDDDVSLDNIDEHAIELVKDKEELKQIQTLLKDGMPQVRENTQRHYELYVYFCENVVARLLQENLLENYSQEYLKKRFLAKKPA
- a CDS encoding LysE family translocator, giving the protein MFKPEFLLASLIVVLIPGTGAVYTITTGITLKWRASLAAAVGCTLGIIPHILATVLGLSAILNMSAQVFSVIKLAGSAYLLYLAWNMWREAGTLELNKKNAETSVSQIIAKAIAINLLNPKLTIFFFAFLPLFVSKNSSSPTLEMIMLSAVFMGITFIVFALYGILSSSVSAYLMNSSRAIKRIQQAFAMILACFAIQLVFSEK
- a CDS encoding glycoside hydrolase family 5 protein, yielding MKKESLKIGINLGGWISQYKEFDRHHFDTFITKDDIRQIADWGFDHIRLPIDYPILEDDTNPGTYHESGFAYLDNCLTWCQDNGLRVIFDMHKAPGFSFTNTLEAEMKEINTLFTEPSMQQRFINLWVALTRRYLGQAEDVLAFELLNEMVLPDSEPWNNLAQQIINHIREIDAHRLIIIGGNNYNAVNELSNIHTNPDSNLLHTFHFYEPLVVTHQKAYWVVEMEQFSYTANYPGEVPELAQFLKTHYPVHIPRYEHSFARQLDRQFLVDMLKHAKQFMEQENKSLYCGEFGTIDLAPMQTRINWARDFIDVLNEYKIGYAYWSYKKMDFGLVDQNGNLINEELLKVVTQQR